The following are encoded together in the Daucus carota subsp. sativus chromosome 5, DH1 v3.0, whole genome shotgun sequence genome:
- the LOC108224056 gene encoding geranylgeranyl transferase type-2 subunit alpha 1: MHGRPRKALSQEDGKALASKAAKLRTLQSQFLHFHQNKIYTAEAVEVSAKLLEANPEFYTAWNYRKLAVQSNLAAAQSTDSDGSINSILDEELKVAENALKKNYKSYGAWHHRTWVLSKGHSSTDRELRLLNLFQKQDARNFHAWNYRRFVTALRNISKEEELQFTTDMINDNFSNYSAWHNRSVLLSQLLKEKAQGYSLEQNVLEEEYEFVRNAVFTDPDDQSGWFYHLWLLSQTVKHDRPLLVSTWPPHGSDVHVPTYNSAEGFTPSQTASVHSSGGCFPVVLYFSEAVRGVNLTTVTIEVEFDTNSDLKWKPLSANVYGCAQAWVAYVNCPDGELHAARTYPVKLRLGHSPGITSLHGTHYNHLSCIEFKVSILPGNSIHTENRGQRTSWKDDNFIPYETNHQNSSLLDMFFNLSIDEGSETTASKWQAEAIANEIAQYRELLSFSNCKIGKLTLARLLIAHDAMISHNNLNASSIVQSEEVLGLYQDLMKTDPTHSQYYKDEYSSVLLKQVTSSRESLLGYCHQYRKSTSTENSDLICLRLASLSITRIGSFEKLLWVRMLDLSHNHLQSIEGLEAMQLLSHLNLSNNRLSSFTALDPLRFLKFLDVLDISFNEIGSHTVDTRRYLCSSPLSHTTGSDFNIEELTTNYLKDGNYWEAYLTFKCLNLIELDLRGNVIVNENFRSYMSNLMPNLKWLDGEELH, encoded by the exons ATGCACGGAAGGCCTCGTAAAGCTCTATCGCAGGAAGATGGAAAAGCTTTAGCTAGTAAAGCTGCTAAGCTTCGTACCTTACAATCTCAGTTCCTCCACTTTCATCAGAATAAAAT TTACACTGCAGAAGCTGTGGAAGTAAGTGCCAAGCTTTTGGAGGCTAATCCTGAGTTCTATACCGCTTGGAATTATAGAAAACTAGCTGTTCAGAGCAATCTCGCTGCTGCTCAATCCACTGATTCGGATGGTTCTATTAACTCCATTCTCGATGAAGAATTGAAAGTT GCTGAGAATGCTTTGAAGAAGAATTATAAGTCGTACGGTGCATGGCATCACCGGACATGGGTATTAAGCAAAGGGCATTCTTCAACAGATCGGGAGTTGCGGCTTTTAAATTTGTTCCAAAAGCAAGACGCCAGGAATTTTCATGCATGGAATTACCGCAG atttgtAACGGCCCTAAGGAACATCTCAAAAGAGGAGGAGCTACAATTCACCACCGATAtgataaatgataattttaGTAACTATTCTGCTTGGCACAATCGGAG TGTACTTCTGTCTCAACTGCTGAAAGAAAAGGCTCAAGGTTATTCTCTTGAGCAAAATGTTCTAGAAGAGGAGTATGAGTTTGTACGTAATGCAGTGTTTACTGATCCAGATGATCAAAGTGGTTGGTTTTATCATCTTTGGCTTCTTTCTCAGACTGTCAAACATGATAGACCTCTGTTGGTTTCTACTTGGCCGCCTCATGGATCCGATGTTCATGTTCCAACTTATAATTCTGCTGAAGGTTTCACCCCTTCCCAAACCGCAAGTGTTCATTCTTCTGGAGGGTGTTTCCCTGTAGTGCTGTATTTTAGTGAAGCTGTCAGAGGTGTGAATCTAACTACAGTAACTATTGAAGTTGAGTTTGACACAAACAGTGATCTCAAATGGAAGCCACTTTCAGCAAATGTATATGGGTGTGCCCAAGCTTGGGTAGCATATGTAAATTGTCCGGATGGAGAACTCCATGCTGCGAGGACTTATCCTGTAAAACTCAGGCTAGGACATTCCCCGGGCATCACATCTTTACATGGCACCCACTACAATCATCTCTCTTGTATTGAATTCAAAGTCTCAATACTACCTGGTAATTCAATACATACAGAAAACAGAGGACAGAGGACTTCGTGGAAAGATGATAATTTCATCCCGTATGAAACTAATCACCAAAATTCGAGCCTTCttgatatgttttttaatctgaGTATTGATGAAGGCAGTGAGACAACTGCTTCCAAGTGGCAGGCTGAGGCCATTGCTAATGAGATAGCTCAGTATAGGGAGTTGTTGTCATTTTCGAATTG TAAAATTGGAAAGCTGACATTAGCAAGACTATTGATAGCACATGATGCAATGATATCACACAACAATCTCAATGCCTCCAGCATTGTCCAATCAGAAGAAGTATTAGGACTATATCAGGATTTAATGAAGACGGATCCAACACATTCTCAATACTACAAGGATGAGTACAGCTCTGTCTTGCTGAAGCAG GTGACTTCAAGCAGGGAATCTTTACTGGGTTACTGCCATCAATACAGGAAATCAACTTCTACAGAAAATAGTGATTTAATTTGTCTAAGATTAGCTAGTCTTTCAATAACACGCATTGGATCTTTTGAAAAGTTGCTATGGGTACGCATGCTAGACCTTAGCCACAACCATCTGCAGTCAATTGAAG GTTTGGAGGCTATGCAGCTTCTTTCTCATTTGAATTTAAGCAACAATAGACTATCTAGTTTTACTGCTTTGGACCCTTTAAGGTTTCTAAAGTTTCTAGATGTACTAGATATCTCATTCAATGAGATTGGTTCACATACTGTCGACACAAGAAGGTATCTGTGCTCCTCTCCACTGTCCCATACAACTGGAAGTGATTTTAATATTGAGGAACTGACAACCAACTATTTGAAAGATGGAAACTACTGGGAAGCTTATTTGACTTTCAAATGCTTGAATTTGATAGAATTAGATTTAAGGGGGAATGTCATTGTAAATGAAAACTTCAGGTCATATATGTCAAACCTGATGCCTAATCTTAAATGGCTTGATGGTGAAGAATTGCACTGA
- the LOC108220367 gene encoding double-stranded RNA-binding protein 1 isoform X1, whose product MIFVPALLWLLQYWIVGLLLVFVRRMCTCVLCISMIALKLDLPLVHHMSNTYIPGVSSCYVFKSLLQEFAQKVKLPNPTYNTIKEGPSHEPSFRSTVIVNDVTYESLPGFFSRRDAEQSAAEVALKALSNSGTMGECISQPVHDTGLCKNLLQAYAQKMSFAIPSYLCTKDERSCNFSCTVSIGGIKYIGGAARSKKEAELKAARTALLAIQSDPTTSSMEVNTSSSTYTVVPGKKKVSDSVIKAQETAAALKPKKGRYKKRQRKRHYRDRNDQNANNNVNVNIDDQVAPDTVNSGVIVADTIDTGFTPEGEIHEKISEFSGGDQLVDGISIQCSGGDFLESHATALDFHQSVHGGSSLEHTSMPTS is encoded by the exons atGATTTTCGTTCCTGCTTTGCTGTGGCTACTTCAATATTGGATAGTTGGCCTCTTGTTGGTGTTTGTTAGGAGAATGTGTACTTGTGTATTGTGTATAAGCATGATTGCTTTGAAGCTTGATCTACCGTTAGTTCATCATATGAGTAACACATACATTCCAGGTGTATCCAGTTGCTATGTTTTTAAGAGCCTGTTGCAAGAGTTCGCTCAGAAAGTAAAGCTTCCTAATCCTACCTATAACACAATCAAGGAAGGCCCATCTCATGAGCCTTCATTCAGATCGACTGTGATTGTGAATGATGTTACGTATGAATCTCTTCCTGGATTTTTCAGTCGAAGGGATGCTGAGCAGTCTGCTGCGGAAGTTGCTCTTAAAGCACTTTCTAATTCTGGGACCATGGGTGAATGCATTTCTCAACCAGTG CATGATACAGGTTTATGCAAGAATTTGCTGCAAGCATATGCACAGAAGATGAGTTTTGCGATTCCGTCATACTTATGCACGAAGGATGAGAGATCATGCAATTTTTCGTGTACTGTTAGTATTGGTGGTATCAAATATATTGGTGGTGCAGCAAGATCAAAAAAGGAAGCAGAACTCAAAGCTGCGAGAACTGCTTTATTGGCTATACAGTCTGATCCTACAACGTCTAGTATGGAGGTCAATACAAGCTCTAGTACATACACGGTTGTACCAGGCAAAAAGAAGGTGTCAGATTCAGTTATAAAGGCCCAGGAGACAGCAGCAGCACTAAAACCAAAGAAAGGCCGTTACAAGAAAAGGCAACGAAAGAGACATTATAGAGATAGAAATGACCAAAATGCAAATAATAATGTCAATGTTAATATTGATGACCAGGTAGCACCAGATACAGTCAATAGCGGTGTTATAGTAGCTGATACAATAGATACAGGATTTACTCCGGAAGGAGAGATCCACGAGAAAATATCAGAGTTCAGTGGGGGAGATCAGTTGGTTGATGGAATATCAATCCAGTGCAGTGGTGGAGATTTTTTAGAAAGTCATGCAACAGCCCTTGATTTTCACCAGAGTGTGCATGGAGGTTCTAGTCTTGAACATACATCCATGCCCACATCTTAG